One Danio aesculapii chromosome 11, fDanAes4.1, whole genome shotgun sequence genomic region harbors:
- the traip gene encoding E3 ubiquitin-protein ligase TRAIP, giving the protein MPIRAYCTICSDFFDNSKDVAAIHCGHTFHYSCLLQWFQSAPNKTCPQCRKQVSTRHIINKLFFDIAPEDEGAPVDPESLQNELDRMKAVLSGKEKEWREKQKSVDTLKDTIEKQKKDLDRVRKEIGDKEMLCSVLRKQMNFLESQKNEGQAAKEEAKRLRVKMKTYESLDVVLQGQRSEVEAMITDMGVGQSAVEQLSIYCISLKKEYDNLKGSLKSSNEMCEKLKREMISSNSKLQKATSETNKTKEDMKALQKDLSSADKEITSLKKKVEILQRTLSTPTRTNEAISRLVFESPAPLELKPPGHGQMTDSQEIDLNLTFDINTPEHVEKKPVQVPKKMRLDPSASSSTQNTENTQGRNNGRVKDDDVMMGPLFRNSLLFRKNAFGSMLDPCKSGTVRSGYDGLGGRAKFIQPSPLSEIRPLVMKSKRKKVSRPVTSKPTSSLTTLDGFLE; this is encoded by the exons ATGCCTATTCGAGCATACTGCACAATCTGCTCAGATTTCTTCGACAATTCCAAAGATGTGGCTGCAATTCACTGTGGTCATACCTTTCACTATAGCTG TCTTCTCCAGTGGTTTCAGTCAGCCCCAAACAAAACTTGTCCACAATGCAGAAAACAG gTCAGCACGCGGCACATAATTAACAAGCTGTTCTTTGACATAGCCCCAGAGGATGAAGGGGCGCCAGTGGATCCTGAAAGTTTACAG AATGAGCTCGATCGCATGAAAGCAGTGCTGTCTGGGAAAG AGAAAGAATGGAGAGAAAAGCAGAAGTCAGTTGACACTTTAAAAGACACAATCGAGAAGCAGAAGAAGGATCTGGATCGAGTCCGGAAAGAAATTGGTGATAAAGAGATGCTGTGTTCTGTTCTCCGG AAACAGATGAATTTCTTGGAGAGCCAGAAAAATGAAGGACAGGCAGCCAAGGAGGAAGCCAAGCGTCTCAGAGTCAAAATGAAAACCTATGAGAG TTTGGATGTTGTCCTTCAAGGCCAGAGGTCAGAGGTGGAGGCCATGATCACTGATATGGGTGTTGGTCAATCTGCTGTTGAACAGTTGTCTATATACTGCATCTCACTTAAAAA GGAGTACGACAATCTGAAAGGAAGCCTCAAATCATCAAATGAGATGTGTGAGAAGCTAAAAAGGGAAATGATCTCTTCTAACAGCAAG TTGCAGAAAGCCACTTCAGAGACAAACAAGACAAAGGAGGACATGAAGGCACTTCAGAAAGATCTGTCAAGCGCAGACAAAGAGATCACT AGTTTGAAGAAGAAGGTGGAGATTCTTCAGCGAACGTTAAGCACTCCAACTCGCACTAACGAGGCTATCAGCAGATTAGTGTTTGAAAG CCCTGCGCCTCTGGAGCTGAAGCCTCCTGGTCATGGTCAGATGACAGACTCTCAGGAAATTGACCTCAACCTGACATTTGACATCAACACCCCTGAACATGTGGAGAAGAAACCCGTTCAGGTCCCTAAGAAGATGCGTCTGGATCCTTCAGC ATCCTCATCAACACAGAACACAGAAAATACACAAGGCAGAAAT aacGGTCGTGTTAAAGATGATGATGTCATGATGGGACCCTTGTTTAGAAACTCTCTACTCTTTAGAAAGAATGCATTTGGAAGCATGCTGGACCCCTGCAAATCTGGCACT GTAAGATCTGGCTATGATGGGCTCGGAGGAAGAGCCAAATTCATCCAACCC TCTCCTCTTTCTGAGATTCGACCTCTTGTCATGAAGTCTAAGAGGAAGAAGGTCTCCAGGCCCGTTACAAGCAAACCCACCTCCAGCCTGACTACTCTGGACGGGTTCTTGGAATAA